A genomic stretch from Fusibacter sp. A1 includes:
- a CDS encoding YciI family protein, translating into MLFMLIVKASENSEKGNLPSEVLMQAMSRYNEDLVEAGVRVMAKGLHPSSNAMRIYYGEDNCISEIVDGPFDNTGDIVAGFILIDVKSKDEAVYWAKRMPDPQGNGEGQVELRQVYEF; encoded by the coding sequence ATGTTGTTTATGTTGATAGTAAAGGCTTCCGAGAATTCAGAGAAAGGGAATCTTCCCAGTGAAGTTTTGATGCAAGCGATGAGCAGGTATAACGAGGATCTTGTTGAAGCGGGCGTAAGGGTAATGGCAAAGGGACTGCATCCTAGTTCCAACGCTATGCGGATATATTATGGTGAAGATAATTGCATATCAGAAATTGTTGACGGACCGTTTGACAATACCGGTGATATAGTTGCTGGTTTTATATTGATTGATGTCAAATCGAAAGATGAAGCTGTATATTGGGCGAAAAGAATGCCTGACCCTCAAGGAAACGGTGAGGGTCAAGTTGAACTGCGACAGGTGTATGAGTTTTAG
- a CDS encoding methyl-accepting chemotaxis protein, whose translation METNQTSDHSEMIKDKNPIKRRLRKGASKSPFGLKAIGLKALKTANAKQTVGGFNLKNFQLRKTSLNTQIIVMMLLITLIPISLITLRTTDQIHSDMLEHNTELLALNNEMIAQGIQMELDASKQLLEVLGNQVSLQSMLHDLQDGATIQGNKKYDPLFETLSNTIKNSGGIYETLFISDAYGNIITNNTAHKENYRLLMISNKPYFAELNATSRTYIGETMESGATGKHIIPFSYLIQDEDVALGAMVIFFDMESLLSGIPDNQKSIVYDEFGHIVHHYSKEAMMSDWNPKVSGQILTAPEGDEYFHVERTLGSTGWRILSLVEIQGFYASINSVKKETAIIAGILAVFVFIIAVVYSSMLLKPLHVLADNFRRLADGQLNLRVDEHSNKEIEKMNGSFNEMVGSLQDLMKTIHQSADDLKEASMEMGTVSDIAFERTAASKEAIGSIAVSTSDSVAEMQTGVASLQTIACQIDVISANSMQAVSTLKQTENESRDSMEKVTVIEDNAEKSSSISRELMSEMKCLMSSVENIDQINDTITKISKQTNLLALNASIEAARAGEHGLGFSVVANQVRELSDMIARETKSIQKIIGELRGRSATVETHVATNEAITVDQKDAIVVMNHAFDRVIRSIEENNNRIYEIIDLIEQVSKEKDAVIDVMTGVSGRLSDNAGAVDKLIEYSQEQFSTIKVLKVEGQRVQSQARQLRTEMNRFELT comes from the coding sequence CGCCTAAGAAAAGGGGCTTCCAAATCACCATTCGGTTTGAAGGCTATCGGCTTGAAAGCGCTGAAAACCGCAAATGCGAAACAAACGGTAGGAGGATTCAACCTGAAGAATTTCCAGCTGCGAAAAACCTCGCTCAACACGCAGATCATAGTCATGATGCTGCTGATTACATTGATTCCGATCTCACTGATCACATTGCGTACGACAGATCAGATCCATTCGGATATGCTTGAACACAATACGGAACTCCTAGCCCTGAACAATGAAATGATCGCTCAGGGCATTCAAATGGAACTCGATGCATCGAAACAGCTGCTAGAAGTTCTAGGTAACCAAGTAAGCCTGCAGTCCATGCTTCACGATCTTCAGGATGGGGCCACGATACAGGGGAATAAAAAGTATGATCCTCTTTTTGAAACACTGTCCAATACGATTAAAAACTCCGGCGGGATCTATGAGACACTCTTCATTTCTGACGCATACGGGAACATCATCACCAACAACACTGCGCACAAAGAGAACTATCGTTTGCTGATGATCAGCAATAAGCCTTACTTCGCTGAGCTGAATGCGACTTCAAGAACCTATATCGGTGAGACAATGGAGTCTGGTGCCACGGGCAAGCACATTATTCCGTTCTCTTACCTGATTCAGGATGAGGACGTCGCTCTTGGTGCAATGGTGATCTTCTTTGATATGGAATCGCTTCTTTCCGGCATTCCAGACAACCAGAAGTCCATTGTGTACGATGAATTCGGCCATATCGTCCATCACTACTCGAAAGAAGCGATGATGAGCGATTGGAATCCGAAAGTCAGTGGACAGATACTGACTGCGCCAGAGGGCGACGAGTACTTTCACGTTGAACGGACCCTTGGTTCGACAGGGTGGAGGATCCTGTCTCTGGTTGAAATCCAAGGATTTTACGCATCTATAAATTCCGTCAAGAAAGAAACGGCAATCATTGCCGGTATCTTGGCCGTGTTTGTGTTTATCATAGCGGTTGTTTATTCCAGCATGTTGCTAAAACCACTGCACGTGCTTGCAGACAACTTTAGGCGACTAGCTGACGGTCAGCTCAACTTGCGGGTGGATGAACATTCCAATAAGGAGATCGAGAAGATGAACGGCTCCTTCAATGAAATGGTCGGTTCCTTGCAGGATTTGATGAAAACCATCCACCAGTCGGCAGACGATCTTAAGGAAGCGTCTATGGAGATGGGTACGGTTTCCGACATCGCTTTTGAGCGGACTGCCGCCAGCAAGGAAGCTATTGGGTCTATTGCCGTTTCCACTTCGGATTCTGTGGCAGAAATGCAAACCGGTGTGGCAAGCCTTCAGACCATCGCCTGTCAGATTGATGTGATCTCTGCTAACTCCATGCAGGCGGTTTCTACATTGAAGCAGACTGAGAACGAAAGCAGAGATAGTATGGAAAAGGTAACGGTTATTGAGGACAATGCCGAGAAGAGCAGCTCCATTTCAAGGGAACTGATGTCTGAAATGAAGTGTCTGATGAGTTCTGTTGAAAATATCGACCAGATCAACGACACAATTACCAAGATATCCAAACAGACGAACCTGCTTGCTTTGAACGCATCGATCGAAGCTGCAAGAGCAGGAGAACATGGCTTAGGTTTTTCGGTAGTCGCTAATCAAGTGCGCGAGTTATCCGATATGATCGCCAGGGAAACTAAAAGCATTCAAAAGATCATTGGCGAGCTCAGAGGACGTTCCGCTACCGTTGAAACGCACGTAGCTACCAATGAGGCGATTACCGTTGATCAGAAGGATGCCATCGTAGTTATGAATCATGCGTTCGATCGTGTGATCAGATCCATTGAAGAGAACAACAATAGAATTTACGAAATCATCGATCTCATCGAGCAGGTTAGCAAAGAAAAGGATGCGGTCATAGATGTTATGACTGGGGTTTCTGGAAGGTTGAGCGACAACGCCGGAGCAGTTGACAAGCTGATCGAGTACTCTCAGGAGCAGTTCAGCACAATCAAAGTTCTGAAGGTTGAAGGCCAGCGTGTGCAGTCCCAGGCGCGACAACTAAGAACTGAAATGAACAGATTTGAACTGACATAA